A part of Procambarus clarkii isolate CNS0578487 chromosome 21, FALCON_Pclarkii_2.0, whole genome shotgun sequence genomic DNA contains:
- the LOC123748244 gene encoding uncharacterized protein: protein MTSPGDAGAARPQDNITEAHVKAALTVDKGSEADLVSWSVKDFTHKGDNYATIVTSVSVKFSLAGQERTTSYVVKLNPMRPFLDFAVFTQAIFYKEAEFFEEILPLLNAELTVRGLQGLRVAKWFYTSLEKDKEMIFLEDLRLRGFKMFDRKKGMDVAHATLVLQELARLHAASLLLKATAPEQDLADRFKHIKVDWLNYSKNARQTISEMFSSHFANAEELLHDIEGYEVAEQWMAKHKNDCAGLFESQLVRTPKFDVICHGDCWNNNVLFRYNDEDEPVEVMLVDLQLNRVASAATDLNYLLYTSLHGNDRKANWRDFLSSYYDTFQGVMEAGGRDMPFTLEELHQEYKNKMEYGILFSTMTVSIIISESKDIPDIDNLKEEDIPKLLEEYRQKSLGMMKNNPLFRSRFLALYDELIQLGANNCNNIK from the exons A tgacgagtccaggagacgcaggagctgccagaccgCAGGACAACATAACAGAGGCTCACGTGAAGGCGGCGCTGACGGTGGACAAGGGCAGCGAGGCCGACCTCGTCTCTTGGAGCGTTAAGGACTTTACACACAAGGGTGACAACTACGCCACCATCGTCACTAGCGTCAGTGTCAAGTTCTCCTTGGCAGGGCAGGAGCGAACTACCTCTTATGTCGTCAAACTCAACCCAATGCGGCCTTTTCTAGATTTTGCAGTGTTTACTCAAGCAATATTCTATAAAGAAGCagaatttttcgaagaaattctTCCTCTACTGAACGCTGAGCTGACGGTCCGTGGTCTTCAAGGCTTAAGAGTAGCAAAGTGGTTTTACACGTCATTAGAAAAAGACAAAGAGATGATTTTCCTGGAGGACCTCCGCTTACGTGGGTTTAAAATGTTTGACCGCAAGAAGGGAATGGACGTGGCCCACGCCACCCTCGTCCTGCAGGAGCTGGCCAGACTCCACGCCGCCTCCCTCCTGCTGAAGGCCACAGCACCCGAGCAAGACCTGGCAGACAGGTTCAAACATATTAAAGTTGATTGGTTAAATTATTCAAAGAATGCTAGGCAGACAATCAGTGAGATGTTTTCTTCTCACTTTGCGAATGCTGAGGAATTACTGCATGATATAGAAGGCTACGAGGTAGCAGAACAGTGGATGGCCAAACATAAGAATGATTGCGCTGGTCTTTTCGAGAGCCAGCTGGTCAGAACTCCCAAGTTTGATGTCATCTGCCATGGTGATTGTTGGAACAATAATGTGCTCTTCAG ATACAATGATGAAGACGAGCCCGTTGAAGTGATGTTAGTTGACCTCCAACTGAACCGTGTAGCCTCCGCGGCCACCGACCTCAACTACCTCCTCTACACCAGCCTCCACGGCAACGACAGGAAGGCCAACTGGCGGGACTTCCTCTCCTCCTACTACGACACCTTCCAGGGTGTGATGGAGGCCGGGGGGAGGGACATGCCCTTCACCCTGGAGGAGCTCCATCAGGAGTACAAAAACAAGATGGAATACGGTATACTATTCTCGACAATGACAGTGTCGATTATAATTAGTGAAAGTAAAGATATTCCTGatattgataacttaaaggaaGAAGACATTCCGAAACTCCTTGAAGAGTATCGGCAGAAATCTCTTGGCATGATGAAAAACAATCCACTCTTTCGATCTCGGTTCCTCGCCTTGTATGATGAACTGATTCAGTTGGGAGCCAACAATTGTAACAATATCAAATGA
- the LOC138349483 gene encoding uncharacterized protein, with protein sequence MASAGDAEAVRPQNNITEAHVKAALTADKGSEADLVSWSVKDFTHKGDNYATIVTSISVKFSLAGQEQTTSYVVKLNPKRPIGQDFSAFTLAIFYKEAEFFQEILPLLNSELTVRGLQGLRVAKWFYTSLEKDKEMIFLEDLRSRGFKMFDRKKGMDVAHATLVLKELARLHAASLLLKATAPEQDLADRFTHIKVDWINYSQNSKKMINEMFSGLFANAEALVHDIEGYEVAEQWLAAYKNNSADLLERSLGRSLKFDVICHGDCWNNNVLFRYNEEDDPVDVMLVDLQLNRVASAATDLNYLLYTSLHGNDRKANWRDFLSSYYDTFKDVMEAGGRDMPFTLEELHQEYRNKMEYGLLFATMTVSAMMCESNDIPDFNNLKEEDIPKFMEESRQMTLSMMKDNPLFRSRFLAMYDEMLKQDLVKK encoded by the exons TGGCAAGTGCAGGAGACGCAGAAGCTGTCAGGCCCCAGAACAACATAACAGAGGCTCACGTGAAAGCGGCGCTGACGGCGGACAAGGGCAGCGAGGCCGACCTCGTCTCTTGGAGCGTTAAGGACTTTACACACAAGGGCGACAACTACGCCACTATCGTCACCAGCATCAGTGTCAAGTTCTCCCTGGCAGGGCAGGAGCAAACTACCTCTTATGTGGTCAAACTCAACCCAAAGCGGCCTATTGGTcaagatttttcagcgtttactcTAGCAATATTCTATAAAGAAGCAGAATTTTTCCAAGAAATTCTACCTCTACTGAACTCTGAGCTGACAGTCCGTGGTCTTCAAGGCTTAAGAGTAGCAAAGTGGTTTTACACATCATTAGAAAAAGACAAAGAGATGATTTTCCTGGAGGACCTCCGCTCACGTGGGTTTAAAATGTTTGACCGCAAGAAGGGAATGGACGTGGCCCACGCCACCCTCGTCCTGAAGGAGCTGGCCAGACTCCACGCCGCCTCCCTCCTGCTGAAGGCCACGGCACCCGAGCAAGACCTGGCAGACAGGTTCACACATATTAAAGTTGACTGGATAAATTACTCACAAAATTCAAAGAAAATGATTAATGAAATGTTTTCTGGACTCTTCGCTAATGCTGAGGCACTGGTGCATGATATAGAAGGTTACGAAGTAGCAGAacagtggctggctgcatacaagAACAACAGCGCTGATCTACTCGAGCGCAGTCTGGGCAGAAGTCTTAAGTTTGATGTCATATGCCACGGAGACTGCTGGAACAACAATGTTCTCTTCAG ATACAATGAAGAAGACGATCCCGTTGATGTGATGTTAGTTGACCTCCAACTGAACCGTGTGGCCTCCGCGGCCACCGACCTCAACTACCTCCTCTACACCAGCCTCCACGGCAACGACAGGAAGGCCAACTGGCGGGACTTCCTCTCCTCCTACTACGACACCTTCAAGGATGTGATGGAGGCCGGGGGGAGGGACATGCCCTTCACCCTGGAGGAGCTCCATCAGGAGTACAGAAACAAGATGGAGTACGGTCTGCTCTTCGCTACAATGACGGTGTCTGCAATGATGTGCGAAAGTAACGATATTCCTGATTTCAATAACTTGAAAGAAGAAGATATCCCGAAATTTATGGAGGAGAGTCGACAGATGACTCTAAGCATGATGAAAGATAATCCACTTTTCCGATCGAGGTTCCTGGCTATGTATGATGAAATGTTGAAGCAAGATCTAGTGAAGAAATAA